One genomic region from Sphingomicrobium aestuariivivum encodes:
- a CDS encoding Ppx/GppA phosphatase family protein: MIGDLAFGPVGIIDIGSNSVRLVVYGGSERVPSILFNEKVMAGLGRSLGTDGTMDEEAMAMALDALARFRVIAKMMRVKRLRTVATAAVRDASNGPDFLYAVAKMGLKPALLSGEEEAVASALGVLSAIPWAKGVVADLGGGSLELAGVARGHVGAVSSEPLGVLRVGDPPDAELIAAKLAHALEGGELARAAKGEGLYLVGGSFRAIAQLDMRSSHHPLPIAHQHRLDPARLPELAALAEEWGADRLKSEANISSQRVPHLSAGIAILTALVGLLSPERIIISADGLREGLLYQDLSAEARKHDPLLAAALEVGRQLGRFGDLGARLDQWIAPLFTADGQHKARLRLATCLLGDIAWNAHPDYRAERAVDLALHGNWVGIDAKGRALIGRALYTAFGGNGGFDPRIEALLSERNVARAEGWGRAIRLAMRLSGGVDRILRQSSIRRDGGAVVLSLPEAQYRLYGPAVQKRHDQLASALSLEAKVRFS, from the coding sequence ATGATCGGCGATCTTGCCTTCGGCCCCGTGGGCATCATCGACATCGGGTCGAACTCGGTCCGCCTCGTCGTTTATGGCGGCAGCGAGCGCGTGCCCTCGATCCTGTTCAACGAGAAGGTGATGGCGGGCCTCGGGCGCAGCCTTGGCACCGACGGGACGATGGACGAGGAAGCGATGGCGATGGCGCTCGACGCACTTGCCCGCTTCCGTGTCATCGCCAAGATGATGCGGGTGAAGCGGTTGCGCACCGTCGCCACCGCCGCGGTGCGCGATGCCTCGAACGGTCCCGATTTCCTCTATGCCGTCGCCAAGATGGGGCTCAAGCCCGCGCTCCTGTCGGGCGAGGAGGAAGCGGTGGCCTCGGCGCTGGGCGTGCTGAGCGCCATTCCCTGGGCCAAGGGCGTGGTCGCCGACCTCGGCGGGGGCAGCCTCGAGCTGGCGGGGGTTGCGCGCGGTCATGTCGGGGCGGTGTCGTCCGAGCCGCTCGGCGTATTGCGCGTTGGCGATCCGCCCGATGCCGAACTGATCGCCGCCAAGCTCGCCCATGCGCTGGAAGGTGGTGAGCTCGCCCGCGCCGCGAAGGGCGAGGGGCTCTACCTGGTCGGCGGCAGTTTCCGCGCCATCGCCCAGCTCGACATGCGCTCCTCGCACCATCCGCTGCCCATCGCGCACCAGCACCGGCTCGATCCCGCGCGCCTCCCCGAACTGGCGGCGCTCGCGGAGGAATGGGGGGCGGACAGGCTCAAGAGCGAGGCGAATATCTCGAGCCAGCGAGTGCCACACCTTTCCGCCGGCATCGCCATCCTGACCGCGCTCGTCGGGCTGCTGAGCCCCGAGCGGATCATCATCTCCGCCGACGGCCTGCGCGAGGGGCTACTCTACCAGGACCTGTCGGCCGAGGCGCGAAAGCACGACCCGCTGCTTGCTGCCGCACTGGAGGTCGGGCGCCAGCTCGGCCGCTTCGGCGATCTCGGCGCGCGGCTCGACCAGTGGATTGCGCCGCTCTTCACCGCCGACGGCCAGCACAAGGCGCGGCTCCGGCTCGCCACCTGCCTGCTCGGCGATATCGCGTGGAACGCGCATCCCGACTATCGCGCCGAACGCGCCGTCGATCTTGCGCTGCACGGCAATTGGGTCGGGATCGACGCCAAGGGCCGCGCGCTGATCGGGCGCGCGCTCTACACGGCGTTTGGCGGCAATGGCGGCTTCGATCCGCGTATCGAGGCGCTATTGAGCGAGAGGAATGTCGCCCGCGCCGAGGGGTGGGGACGCGCCATCCGGCTCGCCATGCGCCTGTCGGGCGGGGTCGACCGCATCCTGCGCCAGTCCTCGATCCGCCGCGACGGCGGCGCGGTCGTGCTGTCGCTGCCGGAGGCGCAATATCGCCTCTACGGCCCTGCCGTGCAGAAGCGTCACGACCAGCTGGCGAGCGCGCTCTCGCTCGAGGCGAAAGTGCGCTTCAGCTGA
- a CDS encoding RNA degradosome polyphosphate kinase has protein sequence MSEADPDVDGVPAAKRVDAFGPERYFNRELSWLEFNKRVLEEAANPAHPLLERLRFLAIAGSNLDEFFMVRVAGLKGQQLQGIEELSMDGRTPSQQLEDIAAEADALTAQAQALWIDLRAALEEAGLDVIHREELTQEERDYLAHRFDEEILPVVTPQVVDGVNPFPFVANAGFGLIFDLYDPKIGEDLVELLMIPPSLPRFMALPGSGEGTRVIAIESVIREFFDRLFPGFEKRGAGAFRVLRDSDIEIEEEAEDLVLTFRSAIKRRRRGRIIRLELAADTPDDLEQVISEGLEADNALIVETSGMIGMADLAQIVEVERPDLKFAPYTPRFPERIKEYGGDCFAAIRAKDIVVHHPYETFDVVVSFLRQAAQDPDVVAIKMALYRAGKQSEIIEALANAAEAGKSVTAVVELKARFDEEQNLLWAARLERAGVQVVYGFFEWKTHAKVAMVVRREGDKMRTYTHWGTGNYHPVTSRIYTDLSFFTASTRAARDAAKMFNLVTGFVRPKGLELATFSPASLRAKILKLVDREIENALAGRPAAIWAKMNQLVDRTVIDKLYEASLAGVSIDLVVRGICCLRPGVEGLSENIRVKSIVGRFLEHSRIFVFANGERLPHDNAKVFISSADWMPRNFDRRVEYMMPLENPTVHAQVLEQVMIANLIDNEQSWVLGADGRYERLQPGKRHFNCHHYFMNNPSLSGRGAALAGKKIPKLKLTQRGG, from the coding sequence ATGAGCGAGGCCGATCCGGATGTCGACGGTGTCCCCGCCGCAAAGCGGGTCGATGCCTTCGGTCCGGAGCGCTATTTCAACCGCGAACTGTCGTGGCTCGAATTCAACAAGCGCGTGCTGGAAGAAGCCGCCAATCCCGCGCACCCGCTGCTCGAACGCCTCCGTTTCCTCGCTATCGCGGGCTCAAACCTCGACGAATTCTTCATGGTCCGTGTCGCCGGCCTCAAGGGCCAGCAGCTGCAGGGCATCGAGGAACTGTCGATGGACGGGCGTACGCCCTCGCAGCAGCTCGAGGATATCGCCGCCGAGGCCGATGCGCTGACGGCGCAGGCGCAGGCGCTATGGATCGACCTGCGCGCGGCGCTCGAGGAAGCAGGGCTCGACGTCATCCACCGCGAGGAGCTCACGCAAGAAGAGCGCGACTATCTCGCGCATCGCTTTGACGAGGAAATCCTGCCGGTGGTCACCCCGCAAGTGGTCGACGGGGTCAACCCGTTCCCCTTCGTCGCCAATGCGGGTTTCGGGCTGATCTTCGACCTCTACGATCCCAAGATCGGCGAGGATCTCGTCGAACTGCTCATGATCCCGCCCTCGCTGCCGCGCTTCATGGCACTGCCGGGATCGGGCGAAGGGACGCGGGTGATCGCGATCGAGAGCGTCATTCGCGAATTCTTCGACCGGTTGTTCCCGGGGTTCGAGAAGCGCGGCGCGGGGGCCTTCCGCGTGCTGCGCGACAGCGACATCGAGATCGAGGAAGAGGCCGAGGATCTCGTCCTCACCTTCCGCTCGGCGATCAAGCGGCGGCGGCGCGGGCGGATCATCCGCCTCGAACTGGCCGCCGACACGCCCGATGACCTCGAACAGGTCATCTCGGAGGGGCTCGAGGCGGACAATGCGCTGATCGTCGAGACGTCGGGCATGATCGGCATGGCGGACCTCGCCCAGATCGTCGAGGTCGAGCGGCCCGACCTCAAGTTCGCACCCTATACCCCGCGCTTTCCCGAGCGGATCAAGGAATATGGCGGCGACTGTTTCGCCGCGATCCGCGCCAAGGACATCGTCGTCCACCACCCCTATGAGACCTTCGACGTCGTGGTGTCATTCCTGCGCCAGGCGGCGCAGGATCCCGATGTCGTGGCGATCAAGATGGCGCTCTATCGCGCCGGCAAGCAGTCCGAGATCATCGAGGCACTGGCCAATGCGGCAGAGGCGGGCAAGTCGGTCACCGCGGTGGTCGAACTGAAGGCGCGCTTCGACGAGGAGCAGAACCTGCTCTGGGCCGCACGCCTCGAACGCGCCGGCGTGCAGGTCGTCTACGGCTTCTTCGAATGGAAGACCCACGCCAAGGTGGCGATGGTGGTACGCCGCGAGGGCGACAAGATGCGCACCTACACCCATTGGGGCACCGGCAACTACCACCCCGTCACCAGCCGCATCTATACCGACCTCAGCTTCTTCACGGCCTCGACGCGGGCGGCGCGCGATGCGGCCAAGATGTTCAACCTCGTCACCGGCTTCGTGCGCCCGAAGGGGCTCGAACTGGCGACATTCAGTCCTGCCAGCCTGCGCGCCAAGATCCTCAAGCTGGTCGACCGCGAGATCGAGAATGCGCTGGCGGGTCGTCCGGCGGCGATCTGGGCAAAGATGAACCAGCTCGTCGACCGCACCGTCATCGACAAGCTTTACGAGGCGAGCCTCGCGGGGGTGTCGATCGACCTTGTCGTACGCGGCATCTGCTGCCTCCGGCCCGGGGTGGAGGGGCTCTCCGAGAATATCCGCGTGAAATCGATCGTCGGGCGTTTTCTCGAGCACAGCCGCATTTTCGTGTTCGCGAACGGTGAGCGCCTGCCGCACGACAATGCCAAGGTCTTCATCTCCTCGGCCGACTGGATGCCCCGCAACTTCGACCGCCGCGTGGAATATATGATGCCGCTGGAGAACCCGACGGTGCATGCGCAGGTTCTTGAACAGGTGATGATCGCCAACCTTATCGACAATGAACAGAGTTGGGTGCTCGGCGCCGACGGGCGTTACGAGCGCCTGCAGCCGGGCAAGCGACATTTCAACTGCCACCATTATTTCATGAACAACCCCTCGCTGTCGGGGCGCGGCGCCGCGCTAGCCGGCAAGAAAATCCCGAAACTCAAGCTCACACAGCGCGGCGGATGA
- a CDS encoding HdaA/DnaA family protein — MAPAQIALPLDWPQEEGPRRFIASEANRLAVAGLAGWRDWPVRTAILTGPRRSGRSLLARQFAEEMDARVFDDAQDHDEEALFHAWNRAQEEGRPLLFVADEAPPHWSPGLPDLNTRLGASPIWRIEAPDDALLGQLFELHFADRGLYLPPEAAAYLVARSERSYWEVERTVEAIDRFAIAERARLTVPTIRRALEMKGQAA; from the coding sequence ATGGCTCCCGCCCAGATCGCGCTACCGCTCGACTGGCCGCAGGAGGAAGGCCCGCGCCGCTTCATCGCCAGCGAGGCCAACCGTCTCGCGGTGGCAGGGCTGGCAGGCTGGCGCGACTGGCCTGTGCGCACCGCCATCCTCACGGGACCGCGCCGCTCGGGCCGCAGCCTGCTGGCGCGCCAGTTCGCCGAGGAAATGGATGCGCGCGTCTTCGACGATGCACAGGACCATGACGAGGAAGCGTTGTTCCACGCCTGGAACCGCGCGCAGGAAGAGGGGCGCCCCTTGCTGTTCGTCGCCGACGAGGCCCCGCCGCACTGGTCGCCCGGGCTTCCCGACCTGAACACGCGCCTGGGTGCCAGCCCGATCTGGCGGATCGAGGCACCCGATGACGCGCTGCTCGGCCAGCTGTTCGAACTGCATTTCGCCGATCGAGGGCTCTACCTGCCGCCCGAGGCCGCCGCTTATCTGGTGGCGCGCTCGGAACGCAGCTATTGGGAGGTGGAGCGGACCGTCGAGGCGATCGACCGCTTTGCCATTGCCGAGCGCGCGCGGCTGACCGTGCCGACCATCAGGCGGGCATTGGAGATGAAAGGGCAGGCGGCATGA
- a CDS encoding heavy-metal-associated domain-containing protein gives MTLRRFFFVLLPFLLAGTYAAAQMEDGDRGILPRDTAQVLEVTGIEVDVAGETPQDARFNGWRIAQREGWRRVWAQTTERPANRAPRLSDDTLDQLVSAVVVEREQIGPKRYIATLGIQFDRARTGERLGLSGGQRRSAPMLLIPVTVTGGTVTSVETRNPWQRAWALFRTADTPVDYVRVSGLGVDPLLVNEAATRRPGTEWWTNVADLYGASNILIAEVTLHRLYPGGPAEGRFVARVGRDREPLGSFTLRAADSSAIPAMMNQAAARMDRMFARAFREGDLGPDRSIIVEKAPPPVEVEDVVVPVSTYQMRIYAADSGALRGALAALRGTGGVEGVTEQSLAAGAISNVLVTYRGDVNQLRASLLARGWYSTYVAGVLQIQQQTINRPAPQPAPPAPAPVIEGDDG, from the coding sequence ATGACCCTAAGGCGCTTCTTTTTCGTCCTGCTGCCCTTCCTCCTGGCCGGCACTTATGCGGCCGCGCAGATGGAGGATGGCGATCGTGGCATCCTGCCGCGCGATACCGCGCAGGTTCTCGAGGTGACGGGAATCGAGGTGGATGTCGCGGGCGAAACGCCGCAGGACGCGCGCTTCAACGGCTGGCGCATCGCCCAGCGCGAAGGCTGGCGCCGCGTGTGGGCGCAGACCACCGAGCGGCCCGCCAATCGTGCGCCGCGCCTGTCCGACGACACGCTCGACCAGCTCGTCAGCGCGGTCGTCGTCGAGCGCGAACAGATCGGCCCCAAGCGCTATATCGCCACCCTCGGCATCCAGTTCGATCGTGCCCGCACCGGCGAACGGCTCGGCCTGTCGGGCGGGCAACGCCGCTCGGCACCGATGCTGCTTATTCCCGTGACCGTCACCGGCGGTACGGTGACCAGCGTGGAGACGCGTAACCCGTGGCAGCGCGCCTGGGCGCTCTTCCGCACCGCCGACACGCCGGTCGATTATGTCCGTGTTTCAGGCCTCGGGGTCGACCCGCTGCTGGTCAACGAGGCAGCGACGCGCCGGCCCGGCACCGAATGGTGGACCAATGTCGCCGACCTCTATGGCGCCAGCAATATCCTCATCGCCGAGGTCACCTTGCACCGCCTCTATCCGGGCGGGCCGGCGGAAGGGCGGTTCGTCGCCCGTGTCGGCCGCGACCGCGAGCCGCTCGGCAGCTTCACGCTGCGCGCCGCCGACAGTTCGGCGATCCCTGCGATGATGAACCAGGCCGCCGCGCGCATGGACCGCATGTTCGCGCGTGCCTTCCGCGAGGGCGACCTAGGTCCTGACCGGTCGATCATCGTCGAGAAGGCACCGCCGCCAGTCGAGGTCGAGGATGTCGTGGTGCCGGTGTCGACCTATCAGATGCGCATCTACGCCGCCGATTCCGGTGCACTGCGCGGGGCACTGGCGGCGTTGCGCGGGACCGGCGGGGTCGAGGGCGTGACCGAACAGAGCCTCGCGGCGGGCGCGATCTCGAACGTGCTTGTCACCTATCGCGGCGACGTGAACCAGCTGCGTGCCTCGCTGCTCGCCCGCGGTTGGTATTCGACCTATGTCGCGGGTGTGCTGCAGATCCAGCAGCAGACGATCAACCGTCCCGCGCCGCAACCGGCGCCGCCCGCGCCAGCGCCGGTGATCGAGGGCGACGACGGCTGA
- the purM gene encoding phosphoribosylformylglycinamidine cyclo-ligase, with translation MNDKTGLSYEEAGVSIEAGNALVKMIAPLARATARPGADAALGGFGGVFDPKAAGFEDPLLVAANDGVGTKLKLAIDTGIHRYVGIDLVSMCVNDLIVQGAEPLFFLDYYATGKLDNDVAAQVVASIAEGCQISGCALIGGETAEMPGMYEGSDYDLAGFCVGAVERGQLLDASKVEPGDVLLGLASNGVHSNGFSLVRRIIEREGWSLDMAVPGDGRSLGEALLAPTQIYVRPLLGPLRENRIHALAHITGGGLLENIPRSLPKGCHAHVDMTAWERPALFTMLQQGGAVEEAEMARTFNCGIGMVAIVPADEAEALALHLGREGIETFRIGEVREGTRGCTVTGEGWSATHDA, from the coding sequence ATGAACGACAAGACCGGCCTGTCCTACGAAGAAGCGGGCGTCTCGATCGAGGCGGGCAACGCCCTCGTCAAGATGATCGCTCCCCTCGCCCGCGCTACCGCGCGCCCCGGTGCCGATGCGGCCCTCGGCGGCTTCGGCGGGGTGTTCGATCCCAAGGCGGCAGGCTTCGAGGACCCGCTCCTCGTCGCCGCCAACGATGGCGTCGGCACCAAATTGAAGCTCGCGATCGACACCGGCATCCACAGGTACGTGGGCATCGACCTCGTCTCCATGTGCGTGAACGACCTCATCGTGCAGGGCGCCGAGCCGCTCTTCTTCCTCGACTATTATGCCACCGGCAAACTCGACAATGACGTCGCCGCGCAGGTCGTCGCCTCGATCGCCGAGGGCTGCCAGATTTCGGGCTGCGCGCTGATCGGCGGCGAGACGGCCGAAATGCCCGGCATGTACGAGGGCAGCGACTATGACCTCGCGGGTTTCTGTGTCGGCGCGGTCGAGCGCGGCCAGCTCCTCGACGCCTCCAAGGTCGAACCCGGTGATGTCCTGCTCGGCCTTGCCTCCAACGGCGTCCATTCTAACGGGTTCAGCCTCGTGCGCCGGATCATCGAGCGCGAAGGCTGGAGCCTCGACATGGCGGTGCCGGGCGATGGTCGCAGCCTTGGCGAAGCGCTGCTCGCCCCGACGCAAATCTACGTCCGCCCCCTCCTCGGGCCGCTGCGCGAAAACCGCATCCATGCGCTTGCGCACATTACTGGCGGCGGCCTGCTCGAGAACATCCCGCGCTCGCTGCCCAAGGGCTGCCATGCGCATGTCGACATGACCGCCTGGGAGCGGCCTGCGCTCTTCACCATGCTGCAACAGGGCGGCGCGGTAGAAGAGGCCGAGATGGCGCGCACCTTCAATTGCGGCATCGGCATGGTTGCCATCGTTCCCGCCGACGAGGCCGAAGCGCTCGCGCTGCACCTCGGCCGCGAGGGGATCGAGACCTTCCGCATCGGCGAGGTGCGCGAGGGAACGCGCGGCTGCACCGTCACCGGCGAGGGCTGGTCGGCGACCCATGACGCCTGA